A single region of the Drosophila miranda strain MSH22 chromosome 2, D.miranda_PacBio2.1, whole genome shotgun sequence genome encodes:
- the LOC108155219 gene encoding uncharacterized protein LOC108155219: MRLIQALATLLLLASSLSQFADLPASVRVQLSPRLLYRRKSGIQTDDTDPVGSVRVLLEKMELDHLNFEVVQAIEIPTYGLLFEMKSYDQAIEIATTWKRILRHNAEYGVVDTCPRGDSACVGPDFELQQTERDFFVGPSRTSTNFVGPTFRRGD; encoded by the exons ATGCGTTTAATTCAGGCACTGGCCACACTTCTGCTGCTTGCCTCCTCACTGT CTCAATTTGCTGATCTGCCAGCCAGTGTTAGAGTACAGTTGAGTCCCCGTTTGCTGTACAGAAGGAAGAGTGGCATCCAGACTGATGACACAGACCCTGTCGGGAGTGTTCGGGTTTTgctggagaaaatggagctgGATCATCTGAATTTCGAGGTTGTTCAGGCCATTGAGATACCCACATATGGGCTGCTCTTTGAAATGAAATcatatgatcaggcaattgagATTGCCACGACCTGGAAGAGAATATTAAGGCACAACGCCGAGTACGGCGTGGTAGATACTTGCCCCAGAGGAGACAGTGCCTGTGTGGGCCCAGATTTTGAGCTGCAGCAAACCGAAAGGGATTTCTTTGTGGGACCTAGTAGAACGTCGACTAATTTTGTGGGCCCCACCTTCAGAAGGGGGGACTAA